The Agromyces atrinae genome window below encodes:
- the rpsG gene encoding 30S ribosomal protein S7 has product MPRKGPAPKRPVVADPVYGSPVVSQLVNKILIDGKKDLAQRIVYDALENVAAKNGQDAVATLKKALDNVRPTLEVRSRRVGGSTYQVPVEVKPHRANTLALRWLTSYAKARREKTMTERLTNEILDASNGLGAAVKRREDTHKMAESNRAFAHYRW; this is encoded by the coding sequence ATGCCTCGCAAGGGACCCGCTCCGAAGCGCCCCGTCGTCGCCGACCCGGTATACGGTTCGCCCGTCGTCAGCCAGCTCGTCAACAAGATCCTCATCGACGGCAAGAAGGACCTCGCTCAGCGCATCGTGTATGACGCTCTCGAGAACGTCGCCGCGAAGAACGGTCAGGACGCCGTCGCCACGCTGAAGAAGGCGCTCGACAACGTGCGCCCGACCCTCGAGGTGCGTTCGCGCCGCGTCGGTGGCTCCACCTACCAGGTGCCCGTCGAGGTCAAGCCCCACCGCGCCAACACCCTGGCTCTCCGCTGGCTCACCAGCTACGCCAAGGCTCGTCGCGAGAAGACGATGACCGAGCGTCTCACCAACGAGATCCTCGACGCATCGAACGGTCTCGGCGCCGCTGTCAAGCGTCGCGAAGACACGCACAAGATGGCCGAGTCGAACCGCGCCTTCGCCCACTACCGCTGGTAG
- the rpsL gene encoding 30S ribosomal protein S12, with protein sequence MPTIQQLVRKGRSPKVSKTKAPALKANPQQRGVCTRVYTTTPKKPNSALRKVARVKLSNGTEVTAYIPGEGHNLQEHSMVLVRGGRVKDLPGVRYKIIRGALDTQAVKNRKQARSRYGAKMEKK encoded by the coding sequence GTGCCAACCATTCAGCAGTTGGTCCGCAAGGGTCGCTCGCCGAAGGTCTCGAAGACCAAGGCTCCCGCCCTGAAGGCCAACCCTCAGCAGCGAGGCGTGTGCACGCGTGTGTACACGACCACCCCGAAGAAGCCGAACTCCGCGCTCCGCAAGGTCGCCCGTGTGAAGCTCTCGAACGGTACCGAGGTCACCGCCTACATCCCCGGTGAGGGCCACAACCTCCAGGAGCACTCGATGGTGCTCGTTCGCGGCGGTCGTGTGAAGGACCTCCCCGGTGTGCGCTACAAGATCATCCGCGGCGCGCTCGACACGCAGGCCGTGAAGAACCGCAAGCAGGCCCGTAGCCGCTACGGCGCGAAGATGGAGAAGAAGTAA
- a CDS encoding spermidine/putrescine ABC transporter substrate-binding protein, whose product MDGQVEARVSHEVDEWLRWLPRWRPGTHRGRVRLCKRCFGSPILSAAGLADGVPHGVQHAFSMRMKSIIDSEVDEYTSRNLPLLHREIRLAEDRKARRPYRAGEGLDPEFAGLELDPEPVDDQPFLFTLGGLEEQAAASALEPPPRAFSEEEKAALRTEVKLADDFAKQIGRRICIAVALESSRLRTSVDDLVEPQIAELLADLDRELDSPSWPTL is encoded by the coding sequence ATGGACGGCCAGGTCGAGGCGCGGGTCAGTCACGAAGTCGATGAGTGGCTTCGCTGGCTCCCTCGGTGGCGCCCGGGAACGCATCGCGGGCGGGTCCGTCTCTGCAAGCGCTGCTTCGGTTCGCCGATCCTGTCGGCCGCCGGTCTCGCCGACGGCGTCCCGCACGGGGTCCAGCACGCGTTCTCGATGCGGATGAAGTCGATCATCGACTCGGAGGTCGACGAGTACACGTCGCGCAACCTCCCGCTCCTGCACCGCGAGATCCGCCTCGCCGAGGACCGGAAGGCGCGCCGGCCCTATCGCGCGGGGGAGGGACTCGACCCCGAGTTCGCCGGCCTCGAGCTCGATCCGGAGCCCGTCGACGACCAGCCCTTCCTCTTCACGCTCGGCGGACTCGAGGAGCAGGCGGCCGCGTCGGCGCTCGAGCCTCCGCCCCGCGCGTTCAGCGAGGAGGAGAAGGCGGCACTCCGCACGGAGGTGAAGCTCGCCGACGACTTCGCGAAGCAGATCGGGCGTCGTATCTGCATCGCCGTCGCACTCGAGAGCAGTCGGCTCCGCACGTCCGTCGACGACCTCGTCGAGCCCCAGATCGCCGAGCTGTTGGCCGACCTCGATCGCGAGCTCGACTCGCCCTCGTGGCCGACGCTGTGA
- a CDS encoding DUF6121 family protein produces the protein MSPHRRYATVVGVFATALYLALVVCAFGFISLLTDTEVIEQQQAGVALGPSMVGGAVLVVLIALVLRVPRIDFAERRSAPLFAVLTGVIAGVAYAVVGGVGFGIGSGSLLAGAPFIAATAVGPYGVSVVILAALVVWLDTFVVAARFDDRGRPRWAWEDEYDE, from the coding sequence GTGAGTCCGCATCGGAGGTACGCGACCGTCGTCGGCGTTTTCGCCACGGCGCTCTACCTCGCCCTCGTGGTCTGCGCGTTCGGCTTCATCAGCCTGCTGACCGATACCGAGGTCATCGAGCAGCAGCAGGCCGGCGTCGCCCTCGGGCCGTCGATGGTCGGCGGCGCGGTGCTCGTCGTGCTCATCGCCCTCGTCCTCCGCGTGCCCCGGATCGACTTCGCCGAGCGCCGGTCGGCGCCCCTGTTCGCCGTGCTCACCGGCGTGATCGCGGGAGTCGCCTATGCGGTCGTCGGGGGAGTGGGGTTCGGCATCGGCTCGGGTTCCCTCCTCGCCGGCGCCCCGTTCATCGCGGCGACGGCCGTCGGCCCGTACGGCGTGTCGGTCGTCATCCTCGCCGCCCTCGTCGTCTGGCTCGACACGTTCGTCGTCGCCGCCCGTTTCGACGACCGCGGCCGGCCCCGATGGGCGTGGGAAGACGAGTACGACGAGTGA